A window of Bacillus toyonensis BCT-7112 genomic DNA:
GGTGGTATTTTTTAATGGTAACAGAAATTAAACATCGGAAATTACTTGTTACCTTAATGGGGATTATTTGCTTTTCATTCGTTATAATGCCTTTTACTTTTTTTAAACAAAGGTATCAATGGAGAGAACGTTCTCCACATTCCACCTGTCCTATATTGGATGCTTTTCTCTCTAGCTGGTTTATTAGCAGGATTGAATGGGGTACATTCAAAAATTAAGAGTATACGCAACATGGGACTCATTATTTTCTCAATAGGACTGTTTGCAGCTATTGTCCATGCCTGATTCATATTTTATTCATTAAGGAGTTATTACATATGGAATCTACTGGTTTATTTATTTGGCTTATCTTAGCCCCTATTTTGTTATTATGTGAAGGCATCGTTGGCATTTATTTAATTGCTGCCGGAATTAAATATCGAAAATCACTTATCGTTATAACTGGTTTAATTAGCATATCACTTATCGTTGTTCCTATCATTTGTATAGGTTATGGAATAGATTTAGAGGGAATGGTTCCAATTTCGGGAACTTTATATTGGTGCTTCTTCTCATTAGCTGGACTAGTAGCTATTATAAGTGGCAGACAAATATCAAGTATTCGTTCTATGGGGACGATTTTGGTTATAACAGGATTATGCTCTGTAACTAGTTATCATCTTTTATATCTAACTACATAAAAAACACAAAAAAGCAGGGAAATTAATTCCCTGCTTTTCTATTTGGTTTATTGCCTGATGGCAAGAAGAACGATAACACCCAAGCAATACCTGCGAGTATTGTTGCAATTAAGAAGGCATCGTTAATACCGTTAATTGCAGATAGCTTTGAGATTTGTCCGAATAATAGTTGCGTGCTCATCGCATCTCCCGCTTGAGCTGATCCAGCTAAAGCCGCTAAGCTTTGGCCCATACCATGTATTTTATCAACTAAAATTGGATTTGACGTTGTTAACATGTTGCCATAATCCGCTACGTGAGCAGTCGTTTGTTGCGTCATAAGTGTGATTAAGATCGCTGTTCCAATTGAACCAGCTACTTGTCTTGACGTATTTTGCGTTGCTGTACCGTGAGAAATTAATTTCATCGGCAGCGCGTTCATACCAGCTGTCATAATTGGCATCATAATGAATGACATACCAATTGAACGTATAATATAATCCGTCATAATAACGCTATACGGTGTATCCATCGATAATTTTGTAAATTCATATGTCGCATAAGTTGTAATTGCCAATCCAATTATCGCTAATGGACGAATGCCATATTTATCGAATAATTTACCTGCTACTGGTCCCATGATCCCCATAATTAATGATCCTGGAAGAAGTAGTAAACCAGATTCAATTGGCGTAAAGCCACGAATATTTTGTAGATATACTGGAAGTAATAACATACCTCCGAATAATGCCATCGTTACGATTGCGTTAATTACTAAAGTAAAAGTAAATACTGGATATTTAAACACTTGTAAATCAAGCATTTTATTGTCCGTTGTTAGCTCTCTCCAAATAAATACTGCAATACCTACTACACCAATGATAAGTGATATCACAACCTCTGCACTAGTCCAGCTATTATTTCCCGCTTCACTAAATCCATACAATAAGCTACCTAGTCCAATACTTGAACTAATAACACCGAATACATCTAGCTTTGTGTTAGATACCGGCTGAGCTAGTGTAAAGAATTTTAAAGATAGGAAAGTAATAATTAAACCAATCACAAACATTCCGTAGAACATTAAGTTCCAGCTATAGTTTTCAATTACCCATCCTGTTACAGTTGGTCCGATAGCTGGTGCTAAAATCATCGCTACCCCTAGTAATCCCATAGCTGCTCCTCGCTTATGAGGCGGGAATAATGTCATGAAAATATTCATACCAACCGGCATTAAAATACCCGCTCCAACCGCTTGAATCACTCGGCCCGTCATCATCATTGTAAAGTTTCCTGAAGTAGCACAAATGATAGATCCTACCGTGAAGAATAACATTGCCGCTACGAACAATTTACGATACGTAAATCGTGAAACTAAAAAGGCACTAATCGGTACTAAAATACCATTTACGAGCATGAAGCCTGTAATTAACCATTGTGCTGTTGAAGTTGATACATTAAATTCATTCATTAACGGAGGCAATGCAACGTTAATGATCGTTTGGTTTAAAATAGAAACGAACATCCCGAGAATTAATACTGTTACAACTGCTTTTACGTTCACATTCTCTATAGGCATAGACGTTTGTTTTTTCGGCATTTCTTTTTCTTGTTTTACTTCTTCTTGCTTACCTGTTTCTAACTCAACTACATTAGAAATTTCTGTTTCTTGCTTTCGTTCAATTTCTTTTTCTTCTGTTTCTACCTTACTTACTTCTATTTTACTTACGGCTGGGACTTGTTCTTCTCCCACGTTCGTTTTTTCTTTCGTAAAAGACGATTTACAAGGAAGAAGACGATTATACAAAATAGTGCATATCCTGCAATTGCAATTGAGGACATCTCATCTCCCCCTTACTTATGAATACGAACTGTCACATTCATGCCAGGAACAATATTTACTGATTTACTATGATCTAAAGAAATTTTAACTGGTACCACTTGTGTTACTTTCGTATAGTTCGCTGTTGCGTTGCTTGATGGTAACATAGAGAATGTATTCGCTGTTGTTAATCCAACTTGCTCTACTTTTCCTGATAACGTCGTGTCTGGGTATGCATCTACATACACGTCTACATCTTGACCTTTTTGCACATCGTCAACATCTGTTTCTTCAATATTTGCTGTTACCCATAAATTGTTCATATCAAATGCATAAGCAATTGGGCTACCAGCTCCAACGAAAGCATTTGTCGTTGCGTTTGATTGTACAACTGTCGCGTTTTGCGGAATTGTTACGTCTACTGTTTGCTCCCCATTTGCTCCAGCTACAGTGACAGCACCTAATTTATCGTTCTCATTGTAGTTTTTTCCTACTTCAGCTTTCCAGTCAGTCAATTTACCTGCTGCTGGTGAAGCAATTGGAATTACCTTTCCATCAATTTTCGCATTTTCTGTTTTTAAATAGTTTTCCGCTTGATTGTAATAGTAATAACCGCCAATGCCGCCGCCAACTAGTACAATTAATGTGATAATGTTGATAATCACCATTCTTCGAAACTGATTCATTGCATTCCTCTCCTTATATCGCATATAATTTTTTTCTAAACTATTTACATCCTTATTGTTTATACTGTTTAATTGTTAATTATATTAACCTTTAAACAAAAAAAGCACACCTTCAGCAGCATAAACCGGATTTCGTCTACCTGCGAGTGGTGCTGATTTCTAAAGGACTATCGTTTATAATTATAAATAATTATTTCGAATCTACAACCGACAATTTAAGTATGAAATGTCGCTTAAACAACAATATAATAACGATTTGTTGTTTAAGTGTATAAAATGAAACGAGGAGAAGTAAAATGTCTATTAAAAATACAAATGATCCACGTGTAAAGCGGACGAGACAACTCATACAGGATGCTTTTGTCGCTTTAGTAGGCGAAAAAGGGTTTGAAAATGTAACTGTTCAACATATCGCAGAACGCGCTCCTGTAAATCGCGCTACATTTTATAGCCATTACCATGATAAATACGACTTATTAGACAAAAGCATTGAAGAAATGTTAGAGAAGCTAGCAGAAGTAATCAAACCGAAAAATAAAAATAAAGAGGATTTTCAACTTACATTCGATTCACCACATCCAACATTTTTGGCTCTGTTCGAACACATCGCAGAAAACGTGAACTTCTATAATGTTATGCTCGGGGATAAAGCTGCAGGAAACTACTCTTATAAAATGATGAAAACAATACAAACGCATTTAACATTAAGCTTATCAATTTCACAACCAGATGATAAAGATCTTATGGTTCCTCGTGATATTCTAATTAGTTATGTGACAGGGGCTCACATCGGGATGATTATGTCATGGTTAAAAAGGGGGATGATATATACCCCGCATTTTATGGCCATGCAATTAACTCGTTTAATTATTTTAGGGGCCCATACTGCCGCAGGATTAGAAAGACCTTTTTAACACATAAAAAAGCGAAGGAGATTCTCCTTCGCTTTTTTCTATTAATTAAATGTAATGTTATGTACAGCCTCTTTATCAAGACGTTTAATAACTTCTACAATTAACTTCACTGCATTTTCATAATCATCACGGTGTAACATTGCCGCATGCGAATGGATGTAGCGTGTCGCAATCGTAATTGCCATAGACGGAATACCATTTACAGAAATGTGAATCGCACCTGCATCTGTTCCCCCGCCAGCTACTGAATCATATTGGTATGGAATTTGTAGTTCGTCAGCAACATCAACTACGAAATCACGTAAACCTGTATGTCCAATAACAGAAGCATCATATAAAATAATCTGCGGTCCATCGCCCATTTTACTTTGCGCCTCTTTTGACGTTACACCCGGTGTATCTCCAGCGATACCAACATCTACTGCGAACGCGATATCTGGTTTGATATAATTCGCAGATGTTTTTGCACCACGAAGACCAACCTCTTCTTGTACAGTTCCAACGCCGTATACAACGTTTGGATGTTTTTCATCTTTTAATTGTTTTAATACGTCAATTGCAATCGCACAGCCGATTCGGTTATCCCATGCTTTTGCAAGTAACATTTTTTCATTCTTCATCACTTGGAATTCAAAGTAAGGTACAACTTGATCTCCTGGTCGTACGCCCCACTCCATTGCCTCTTCTTGGCTAGAAGCACCAATATCGATAAACATGTCTTTAATATCAACTGGCTTTTTACGAGCTTCTGGAGGTAAAATGTGTGGTGGTTTTGAACCAATTACACCTGTTACATCTCCTTTACGCGTTACAATTGTCACGCGCTGTGCAAGCATAACTTGTGACCACCAGCCACCAACTGTTTGAAAACGAAGGAAGCCTTTGTCATCAATTTGCGTAATCATAAAGCCAACTTCATCTAAATGACCTGCAACCATAATTTTCGGGCCGTTTTCTTCCCCAACTTTTTTCGCAACTAAACTTCCTAAATTATCAGTAGAAAGTTCGTCCGCAAACGGCTCAATATATTTCTTCATTACTTCACGTGGTTCACGCTCGTTACCAGCAATACCACGTGCATCTGTTAACTCTTTTAGCATTGTCAATGTCGCGTCTAATTTTGTCATTGCCAACACCCTCCTTTTTCTTCAGTCACCTTATTATACAAAAGGAAATTGAAATATTCAAAAATTAAATTAGTATCCTTGTGTTTGACG
This region includes:
- a CDS encoding HlyD family secretion protein encodes the protein MNQFRRMVIINIITLIVLVGGGIGGYYYYNQAENYLKTENAKIDGKVIPIASPAAGKLTDWKAEVGKNYNENDKLGAVTVAGANGEQTVDVTIPQNATVVQSNATTNAFVGAGSPIAYAFDMNNLWVTANIEETDVDDVQKGQDVDVYVDAYPDTTLSGKVEQVGLTTANTFSMLPSSNATANYTKVTQVVPVKISLDHSKSVNIVPGMNVTVRIHK
- a CDS encoding TetR/AcrR family transcriptional regulator, encoding MSIKNTNDPRVKRTRQLIQDAFVALVGEKGFENVTVQHIAERAPVNRATFYSHYHDKYDLLDKSIEEMLEKLAEVIKPKNKNKEDFQLTFDSPHPTFLALFEHIAENVNFYNVMLGDKAAGNYSYKMMKTIQTHLTLSLSISQPDDKDLMVPRDILISYVTGAHIGMIMSWLKRGMIYTPHFMAMQLTRLIILGAHTAAGLERPF
- a CDS encoding M42 family metallopeptidase, whose translation is MTKLDATLTMLKELTDARGIAGNEREPREVMKKYIEPFADELSTDNLGSLVAKKVGEENGPKIMVAGHLDEVGFMITQIDDKGFLRFQTVGGWWSQVMLAQRVTIVTRKGDVTGVIGSKPPHILPPEARKKPVDIKDMFIDIGASSQEEAMEWGVRPGDQVVPYFEFQVMKNEKMLLAKAWDNRIGCAIAIDVLKQLKDEKHPNVVYGVGTVQEEVGLRGAKTSANYIKPDIAFAVDVGIAGDTPGVTSKEAQSKMGDGPQIILYDASVIGHTGLRDFVVDVADELQIPYQYDSVAGGGTDAGAIHISVNGIPSMAITIATRYIHSHAAMLHRDDYENAVKLIVEVIKRLDKEAVHNITFN